The proteins below come from a single Cryptococcus gattii WM276 chromosome D, complete sequence genomic window:
- a CDS encoding uncharacterized protein (Similar to TIGR gene model, INSD accession AAW43334.1) yields the protein MYLIGSRATKIKADVKAKLEDGPDPTKPDGNRTWKQVLASSLPGLVAALLYRFGAASQLDKANVVLSLHPLSRPLLYASLGLNATILADTLASELGILSSLPPLHIITFQRVPPGTNGAISSFGTCASAFGGAIIGIIQVIDLLIENPACRTSGWIWAGELIAVGAGLGLLGSILDSLLGATLQSTYYNVEDKRVITDASPNYHTSTQRVEGVKKIGRGIDLLSNSAVNFVCGCIFAGAGWWYGSR from the exons ATGTATCTCATTGGTTCAAGAGCCACTAAA ATCAAAGCCGACGTGAAAGCGAAACTTGAAGACGGGCCTGACCCGACCAAGCCGGATGGCAATAGGACTTGGAAACAG GTGCTAGCGAGTTCTCTCCCGGGCCTCGTGGCCGCTTTACTTTACCGTTTTGGCGCGGCGTCTCAGTTGGATAAGGCAAATGTGGTGctctctctccatcctctttcCAGGCCTTTACTTTATGCGTCTCTGGG CTTGAATGCGACAATCTTGGCCGACACCCTTGCCTCTGAGCTTGGAATCCTCTCTTCACTGCCTCCGCTCCATATCATAACATTTCAGAGAGTTCCTCCTGGAACTAATGGTGCCATTTCCTCATTTGGCACCTGTGCATCGGCTTTTGGAGGTGCTATCATAGGCATCATCCAGGTCATTGATCTACTTATCGAGAACCCGGCCTGTCGTACCAGCGGATGGATTTGGGCAGGTGAACTCATAGCTGTCGGTGCTGGCCTCGGGCTATTGGGCAGTATATTGGACAGTTTGCTGGGAGCCACCCTACAGTCTACATATTATAATGTGGAGGATAAACGGGTGATAACGGATGCGTCGCCCAACTACCATACCTCAACACAGAGGGTAGAGGGAGTAAAGAAGATTGGTCGAGGAATTGATTTACTTTCCAACTCTGCAGTCAATTTCGTCTGTGGGTGTATATTTGCGGGAGCAGGGTGGTGGTATGGTTCTAGATAA
- a CDS encoding NADPH--cytochrome P450 reductase (CPR) (P450R), putative (Similar to TIGR gene model, INSD accession AAW43037.1), translated as MPSAIDIVIIVLTVALPVLYFFRESLPFIGGRTRAAAPHAPVANKTSVEEGDPSDFVGKMRRANKRCVIFYGSQTGTAEEYAIRLAKEAKSRYGISSLVCDPEEYDMNLLDQVPEDACVIFVMATYGEGEPTDNASAMMELLQESEPEFSQGGSTLENLNYVIFGLGNRTYEFYNEVAKKLDKRLTELGAKRIGERGEGDDDKSMEEDYLAWKDPMWTAFAERMGVEEGGAGDVADFVVRELHNHNPEKVYHGELSSRALLASASGTNTPVGAYGVKNPYPAPVLASKELFAVGGDRNCIHIEFDITGSGMTYQHGDHVGIWPTNSDVEVDRMLAVLGLAGPGRRQAIVDIESLDPALAKVPFPTPATYEAIFRNYLDISAVASRQTIAFLARYAPSEAAHEKLTRWGTDKEAYANEIDGPALKLAEVLQAASNDSVEPPFASQTVWPIPFDRIVSSVPRLQPRYYSISSSSKLHPSAIHVTAVVLKYQPTVSPTHHHEPRWVFGLSTNFILNVKMAHSGENTPVEGDASQVSMKKIPTYKLAGPRGHYVKENIYKVPIHVRRSTFRLPTSPKVPIIMIGPGTGVAPFRGFVQERIALARKAIDKNGPDALKDWAPMYLFYGCRRADEDFLYREEWPTYEQELKGVFRMKVAFSREMKKPDGGKVYVQDLIHDLASELAPLILEKRAYIYICGDAKNMSKAVEERLMEMLGAAKGGSAAVEGAKELKLLKERNRLMSDVWS; from the exons ATGCCGAGCGCAATAGACATCGTGATCATTGTGCTCACAGTCGCGCTCCCGGTTCTCTACTTTTTCCGCGAGTCGCTCCCTTTCATCGGGGGAAGAACTCGAGCTGCCGCTCCTCATGCTCCTGTAGCCAACAAGACTAGTGTTGAAGAGGGTGACCCTAGTGACTTTGTTGGGAAAATGAGAAGAGCT AACAAGCGCTGTGTCATCTTCTATGGTTCTCAAACTGGTACTGCCGAAGAATACGCTATCCGTCTTGCCAAGGAAGCCAAATCTCGCTACGGTATCTCGTCCCTTGTCTGCGATCCTGAAGAATACGACATGAACTTGCTTGACCAGGTTCCTGAGGACGCCTGTGTCATTTTTGTTATGGCGACATACGGCGAGGGTGAACCGACAGATAATGCCAGTGCCATGATGGAACTTCTTCAAGAATCGGAACCCGAATTTTCCCAGGGCGGCAGCACCCTTGAGAACCTCAACTATGTCATCTTTGGTCTCGGGAACAGGACGTACGAGTTTTACAACGAAGTTGCCAAGAAGCTGGACAAAAGGTTGACTGAGCTCGGCGCGAAGAGAATTGGAGAGCGCGGTGAAGGTGACGATGACAAGAGCATGGAGGAGGACTATCTGGCTTGGAAAGACCCCATGTGGACAGCATTTGCTGAGAGAATGGGTGTGGAGGAAGGCGGCGCTGGTGATGTTGCCGACTTCGTAGTCAGGGAATTGCATAATCACAACCCGGAAAAGGTTTACCACGGCGAACTGTCTTCTCGAGCACTCCTTGCCTCGGCTAGCGGTACCAACACACCAGTTGGAGCGTATGGCGTAAAAAATCCTTACCCTGCCCCTGTTCTCGCCTCCAAAGAGCTTTTCGCTGTAGGCGGCGACAGGAATTGCATTCACATCGAATTTGATATTACTGGCTCTGGTATGACCTATCAACATGGTGACCATGTCGGTATCTGGCCTACCAACTCAGACGTTGAGGTCGACCGTATGTTGGCTGTCCTTGGTCTGGCCGGCCCTGGCCGTCGTCAGGCCATTGTCGATATCGAGTCCCTCGATCCCGCTCTTGCCAAGGTGCCTTTCCCTACTCCTGCTACCTATGAAGCTATTTTCCGTAACTACCTCGACATTTCCGCAGTTGCTTCTCGTCAAACAATCGCTTTTCTCGCTCGCTATGCTCCTTCCGAGGCAGCTCATGAGAAGCTCACTAGGTGGGGTACTGACAAGGAGGCATACGCCAACGAGATAGACGGTCCAGCTCTCAAACTTGCTGAGGTTCTCCAAGCTGCCTCCAACGACTCTGTTGAGCCCCCTTTCGCGTCCCAAACAGTTTGGCCGATCCCCTTTGACCGCATTGTGTCTTCGGTCCCTCGTCTTCAGCCTCGCTACTACTCGATCTCGTCCTCTTCAAAACTTCACCCTAGTGCTATCCACGTTACTGCGGTTGTACTCAAGTACCAGCCTACGGTTAGTCCAACTCACCACCACGAGCCTCGATGGGTCTTCGGCTTGTCTACCAACTTCATTCTCAACGTCAAGATGGCCCACTCTGGCGAGAACACCCCAGTTGAGGGCGATGCTTCTCAGGTCTCCATGAAGAAGATCCCAACGTACAAGCTCGCTGGTCCCCGAGGTCATTATGTGAAGGAAAATATCTACAAAGTGCCCATCCACGTGAGGCGAAGCACCTTTAGGCTCCCTACTTCTCCCAAGGTCCCAATCATTATGATCGGTCCCGGTACT GGTGTTGCTCCCTTCCGCGGGTTTGTACAAGAACGCATTGCTCTCGCTCGAAAGGCTATCGACAAAAACGGTCCCGATGCTCTCAAGGACTGGGCCCCAATGTACCTTTTCTACGGGTGCCGCCGAGCCGACGAGGATTTCCTGTACCGCGAAGAGTGGCCTACCTATGAGCAAGAGCTCAAGGGCGTTTTCAGAATGAAAGTGGCCTTCTCaagggagatgaagaagccTGATGGGG GCAAGGTATACGTACAAGATCTTATCCACGACCTCGCTTCCGAGCTCGCTCCGCTTATTTTGGAGAAGCGTGCTTACATTTACATCTGCGGTGACGCCAAGAACATGTCCAAGGCTGTGGAAGAGAGACTAATGGAGATGTTGGGCGCGGCGAAGGGTGGCAGTGCGGCTGTGGAGGGTGCCAAAGAGTTGAAGTTattgaaggagaggaaC AGGTTGATGAGCGATGTCTGGAGTTAG
- a CDS encoding uncharacterized protein (Similar to TIGR gene model, INSD accession AAW43071.1), which yields MSNQPVALPMDMEGTLGYTPSRHSQETLHKSQYVFKRQKKEMPLPSKRMTYIMLGVLFLVMFLAGWNDASQGPLLPSLQLYYNVFSVIWIMNFVGFMIAGLTNVLITDKFGFGIAAPFGSSMQAVAYALICWGCPYPLFLIAYIFNGFGLGLQDAQVNSLTSRLPNSSTKMFLMHAWYGFGATISPFVSTAFVKHEPQRVYLYFAVSLGLAIMTAIALVVVFRLRTDDQIVGKREETDQESTDSSEVPTAVNSEGQVSEKKPKHDSSSKMKRIMKTPVVHCMAFYMVIYVGVEVTIGGWATSFLIDERGGDDNAGYVSAGYFGGLTLGRVVLIPVSKWLGPHISIWLYTLLSIALSIIIWVTHSIVGNAICFSFIGVFLGPMYPLVMNVVVDILPGELQGGTIGWIASLGQAGSAVMPFITGAISEKHGVWILQPLVIAFMGASLLLWTFVVRVSHPNRPFWCIPRAIAAQPDKEGVDREIPLESRAEERRECEDICDNQDEGHMEDLKWRRSISKTGTTPAEGS from the exons ATGTCTAACCAACCCGTTGCTCTGCCGATGGACATGGAGGGAACATTGGGATATACGCCCTCCCGCCATTCACAAGAGACGCTTCATAAAAGCCAGTATGTGTTCAAGcggcagaagaaggagatgcCTCTCCCAAGCAAACGAATGACCTATATTATGCT AGGCGTTTTGTTTCTTGTCATGTTTCTTGCTGGATGGAATGATGCGAGTCAGGgacctcttcttccatctcttcaGCTATATTATAATGTTT TTTCTGTAATCTGGATCATGAACTTTGTGGGGTTTATGATTGCCGGGCTTACCAACGTCCTCATCACGGATAAGTTTGGTTTCGGTATTGCTGCTCCTTTCGGCTCATCCATGCAGGCTGTGGCGTACGCGCTGATATGCTGGGGTTGTCCCTACCCATTGTTCCTAATCGCGTACATATTCAATGGTTTTGGGCTAGGTCTACAA GATGCCCAAGTCAACTCTCTAACCTCACGACTTCCCAATTCGTCGACTAAAATGTTCTTGATGCACGCTTGGTACGGTTTTGGCGCTACAATTTCACCATTTGTATCCACTGCCTTTGTGAAGCACGAACCACAACGAGTTTATCTCTACTTTGCCGTGTCCTTAGGTTTGGCAATTATGACTGCGATCGCCCTCGTTGTTGTCTTTCGTTTGCGAACAGACGACCAAATTGTGGGTAAAAGGGAAGAGACGGACCAGGAGAGTACAGATAGCTCTGAAGTGCCTACGGCCGTGAACTCGGAGGGGCAAGTCAGTGAAAAGAAACCGAAACATGATAGTTCTAGTAAGATGAAGCGGATCATGAAGACACCGGTGGTGCATTGTATGGCGTTCTACATGGTGATATAT GTTGGAGTTGAAGTCACCATTGGAGGATGGGCC ACATCGTTCCTCATAGACGAAAGAGGAGGTGATGATAATGCTGGCTATGTATCAGCAGGGTATTTTGGAG GCTTGACCCTAGGTCGTGTCGTCCTTATACCCGTTTCCAAGTGGCTGGGCCCTCACATCTCAATATGGCTATA CACTTTGCTCTCAATTGCGCtttccatcatcatctggGTCACCCACAGTATCGTGGGCAACGCGATCTGCTTCTCCTTTATTGGTGTCTTCCTCGGCCCTATGTACCCTCTGGTCATGAATGTAGTGGTAGACATCTTACCTGGAGAGCTCCAAGGGGGAACTATTGGCTGGATCGCCAGCTTGGGTCAGGCTGGGAGTGCTGTCATGCCATT TATCACAGGTGCCATATCAGAAAAA CACGGCGTCTGGATCCTTCAGCCATTGGTCATTGCTTTCATGGGTGCTTCGCTCCTTCTTTGGACGTTTGTCGTACGCGTCAGCCATCCCAATCGGCCATTTTGGTGTATCCCGAGAGCTATTGCAGCTCAGCCCGACAAGGAAGGAGTAGATCGTGAAATTCCATTGGAAAGCAGAGCTGAGGAAAGGCGCGAATGTGAGGACATCTGTGACAACCAAGATGAGGGTCACATGGAAGACCTTAAGTGGAGACGCTCCATTAGCAAGACCGGGACAACGCCTGCGGAGGGCTCATGA
- a CDS encoding uncharacterized protein (Similar to TIGR gene model, INSD accession AAW43039.1): MLSSLPSLSRLSHIADSSHSQQSNQYPTQIMSASNQVQPYVPGQVGAPQQGLYPQLPGTQPYPQTSYNPYGGSAPVLGTVGAPIPQGQPLSQPFAPSSGAVAVGQPYPSQPVAQWNRYLTPLQAPQSLESVSKDEDPIYGPLGRARGKIDRGLRGDVDISGDLEEKLGPTAQIQDPYAAPPSASAAYKCCSVTKRTPLPDALHQELNFKHLTAKMGLFEEIERAWFTVDNKLFLWDYGDGRDFSRYDEQTNTIQAVGLVKARKDVFVDDITHVLVICTSTKATLLGLSRSSTSREILLYHTNLTVDTPTVMVDIKGTDEGRIFVLGANKDLYELDYSSDSSWLFGSSTSVRLKNRTSGGVSNWVPSVVASKVKAGIESFAMDSQQKRLYTLHTGGEIEFYDVSANRFDLRSKYNRLKHDLNRDPKSGAVTVVSISAIGGHESKRACLVAIASNGVRAYFVSTPSFYPIILRAPPPLQPGLSVSDQSIYTSGTFIAVQYDPNAPLTQTHLTFAIPQSGRQSALRENYETLEPPVFQEWTANEIVPSQVWTIVEMSDADPKNSPASLRRSDGLALSSLPRQAEAGPRGYLVLAASGLFWVDQPRPVDMLKANLDTEKDVAVNTIRMTFGKTQLASMALLLGSTPETKHPDLLSSLSTILLTSGEPVVKDSTGGKTITYSSRHDGLALTIARYLRPIWSAKVTLPLVGGKQILGIKETALSKVQANLESLRRYLEEHPFQSYQVEGEAKIAWAQEEMSLHGLNILLKQAVEAISFVLLLSDYKITDIVAKCDPTTQSALAGLTFESLITSLDGRTVARKLVTALIEQQIGQELGIDTLSEILQQRCGTFIQPGDVVQYKAEESMRRAETTRDPLEKAESLAESLRLFTRAAGSIPIPRLQEVSERYRALNYTLGAIELALRTASDLDPHKKAIDFVRDGEHPADPRKALFEARKECYAEVIKALKVADDRLDKAVAEGDAATATQSRNEAYALAIASDDELFHFYLYDWHVERGLQEQLLEFDTPFIEDYLKITISNVEDRRDLLWKFYARREQYLPAAEALANLATRPSPMPLHDRLYYLAQALTSAKSAASLGSEDVEFTSRLQEQIDVAQVQMEVARAVEVHPEMTGEEKQGVLAGLNDGLLQLDELYQNYARPFRLYEPILLILKTADTRVDDVCEAVWRQLLSTAGKIGGAAGVSEIVKRLGRRYFPSEAAPMDIMIPVVYAEAAVYPGSPGWASTTLLDAGVPLRDLWEAVTGLYENSDDEEREFFAEQISILAQRWTSQMDEIPAAEIERFASAYILRTNGASDDSTRAIRDKLLAAKQVAVKY; this comes from the exons ATGTTGTCCTCActcccctctctctcccGTCTCAGCCACATCGCCGATTCTTCCCATAGTCAGCAGTCCAACCAATATCCAACTCAGATTATGTCCGCTTCAAACCAGGTCCAGCCCTATGTTCCCGGCCAAGTAGGGGCTCCTCAACAAGGGCTTTATCCTCAGTTACCTGGTACTCAACCTTACCCTCAAACATCGTACAACCCGTACGGCGGCTCTGCACCTGTTCTGGGCACCGTTGGAGCGCCAATTCCCCAGGGACAACCTTTGTCTCAACCTTTTGCGCCTAGTTCTGGAGCTGTTGCTGTTGGACAGCCCTACCCATCTCAGCCCGTCGCTCAATGGAACCGGTATCTCACCCCTCTGCAAGCGCCTCAGTCTCTTGAGAGTGTATCCAAAGATGAGGATCCTATCTATGGACCATTGGGAAGAGCTAGGGGAAAGATCGACAGAGGTTTGAGGGGTGATGTGGATATCAGTGGTGATTTGGAAGAGAAGCTTGGTCCTACAGCTC AAATCCAAGACCCTTATGCTGCTCCCCCAAGTGCTTCTGCGGCGTACAAATGCTGCTCTGTCACCAAGCGCACTCCTCTCCCGGATGCCTTGCATCAAGAACTTAACT TTAAACATCTGACTGCTAAGATGGGGCTTTTTGAAGAGATTGAAAGGGCATGGTTCACCGTCGACAACAAGTTGTTCTTATGGGACTACGGAGATGG TCGCGACTTCAGCCGCTATGATGAGCAAACAAATACCATCCAGGCGGTAGGACTTGTCAAGGCCCGTAAAG ACGTTTTTGTGGATGATATCACCCATGTTCTTGTCATCTGCACATCCACTAAAGCCACTCTTCTCGGTCTTTCACGGTCCTCTACGTCTCGGGAGATCCTTCTGTATCACACCAACCTTACCGTTGATACTCCTACAGTGATGGTGGACATTAAGGGTACCGATGAGGGAAGGATCTTCGTGCTTGGGGCGAACAAGGATCTCTATGAGCTTGACTACTCATCTGATAGCTCGTGGCTGTTTGGAAGCTCTACTAGTGTTAGACTGAAGAATAGGACCAGCGGAGGTGTGAGCAACTGGGTTCCAAGTGTTGTTGCTTCTAAAG TGAAAGCTGGTATTGAATCTTTTGCGATGGATTCCCAACAAAAACGTCTCTACACTCTTCACACCGGTGGAGAAATTGAATTCTATGATGTCTCTGCAAACCGATTCGATCTTCGTTCCAAGTACAACAGACTGAAGCATGATCTGAATCGAGATCCCAAGAGCGGAGCTGTCACTGTTGTCAGTATTTCCGCCATCGGTGGCCATGAAAGCAAGAGGGCATGCCTAGTTGCCATCGCATCTAACG GTGTTCGAGCGTATTTTGTATCCACACCCTCGTTTTATCCCATCATCTTGCGAgctcctccacctcttcaACCTGGGCTTTCTGTGTCCGACCAATCCATCTACACCTCTGGCACCTTTATCGCTGTGCAGTACGATCCCAACGCGCCCCTTACCCAGACTCATCTCACCTTTGCCATCCCTCAGTCCGGTCGACAATCAGCATTACGGGAGAACTATGAGACACTTGAGCCTCCCGTGTTCCAAGAGTGGACTGCCAATGAGATTGTGCCGAGCCAAGTTTGGACTATTGTGGAGATGAGCGATGCGGACCCTAAGAACTCACCCGCCAGTTTGCGACGCTCAGATGGTCTTGCTTTGAGTTCTTTACCGAGGCAGGCTGAAGCCGGCCCTAGAGGTTATCTGGTGCTTGCAGCTAGCGGATTGTTTTGGGTCGATCAGCCCAGACCAGTTGATATGTTGAAGGCGAACCTGGACACTGAGAAGGATGTGGCTGTTAATACCATACGTATGAC GTTTGGAAAGACTCAGCTTGCTTCCATGGCTTTGCTGCTTGGTTCCACCCCCGAAACCAAGCATCCCGATCTTCTTTCATCCCTTTCCACCATACTTCTTACATCCGGCGAACCCGTAGTCAAAGACAGTACCGGAGGCAAGACCATAACCTATTCTTCCCGACACGACGGTTTGGCGTTGACTATTGCTAGATACCTCAGACCCATCTGGAGCGCCAAGGTGACGTTGCCGCTTGTGGGAGGAAAGCAGATTTTGGGGATTAAGGAAACAGCCTTGAGCAAAGTTCAAGCTAACTTGGAGAGCTTGAGGCGATACCTTGAAGA ACACCCTTTCCAGAGCTACCAAGTCGAAGGCGAAGCCAAGATTGCCTGGGCCCAAGAAGAAATGTCTCTCCATGGTCTTAATATTTTACTCAAGCAGGCTGTTGAGGCGATTTCCTTCGTTCTGCTATTATCGGACTACAAGATTACTGACATTGTGGCCAA GTGTGATCCCACTACTCAATCGGCATTGGCAGGTTTGACCTTTGAGTCTCTTATCACAAGCTTAGATGGAAGGACTGTCGCGCGGAAGCTTGTGACGGCTTTGATTGAGCAACAAATAGGCCAAGAGCTAGGC ATTGACACGTTAAGCGAAATCCTTCAGCAGCGATGTGGGACCTTTATTCAACCCGGCGATGTCGTTCAGTACAAGGCGGAAGAGTCAATGCGACGTGCCGAAACGACTCGTGATCCACTCGAAAAAGCAGAGAGCCTCGCAGAGTCATTGCGTCTCTTTACTAGAGCCGCGGGAAGTATACCTATTCCTCGATTGCAAGAGGTGTCTGAGAGATACAGGGCTCTCAACTACACTCTCG GTGCCATCGAACTTGCACTCCGCACTGCCAGTGACCTTGATCCTCATAAGAAGGCCATCGACTTCGTACGCGACGGCGAGCACCCTGCCGATCCTAGAAAGGCTTTGTTTGAGGCGCGAAAAGAGTGCTATGCCGAGGTCATCAAGGCTTTGAAGGTGGCGGACGATCGGTTGGACAAGGCGGTGGCGGAAGGTGACGCGGCAACTGCTACTCAGAGCAGAAACGAAGCATACGCTCTTGCCATCGCATCTGATGACGAGCTCTTCCATTTCTACTTGTATGACTGGCATGTGGAGCGAGGTCTTCAAGAACAACTCCTTGAG TTTGACACACCCTTCATTGAAGATTACCTAAAAATTACCATCAGTAATGTTGAAGATAGGAGAGACTTGCTGTGGAAGTTCTACGCTCGACGAGAGCAATACTTGCCTGCCGCCGAGGCGCTCGCAAACCTTGCTACCCGTCCCAG CCCTATGCCTCTTCACGACCGCCTTTATTACCTTGCCCAAGCGCTTACGTCTGCTAAGTCCGCTGCCTCTTTAGGTTCAGAAGATGTGGAGTTCACAAGCCGTCTTCAAGAGCAAATTGATGTTGCTCAAGTCCAGATGGAGGTCGCGCGCGCAGTTGAGGTGCATCCTGAGATGACCGGCGAGGAGAAGCAAGGGGTCTTAGCGGGGCTCAACGATGGGTTGTTGCAACTTGATGAA CTGTACCAAAACTATGCTCGACCGTTTAGGCTTTACGAGCCTATCCTCTTGATCTTAAAGACCGCCGACACCCGCGTGGATGATGTCTGTGAGGCTGTCTGGAGACAGTTGCTCAGCACCGCGGGTAAGATTGGTGGAGCAGCTGGCGTGAGTGAAATTGTCAAGAGGCTGGGACGCAGGTATTTCCCTAGTGAAGCAGCTCCCATGG ATATCATGATTCCTGTTGTATATGCCGAGGCCGCTGTCTATCCAGGATCTCCTGGATGGGCATCTACCACCTTGCTTGATGCGGGAGTTCCTTTGCGAGATCTTTGGGAGGCAGTCACTGGGCTGTATGAAAACTCTGATGACGAAGAGAGGGAATTTTTTGCCGAGCAGATTTCCATACTCGCCCAACGATGGACGTCACAAATGGATGAAATCCCTGCGGCCGAG ATTGAACGTTTTGCCTCTGCTTATATCTTACGGACGAACGGAGCATCAGATGATTCTACTAGAGCAATCAGGGATAAGCTTCTTGCAGCTAAGCAGGTGGCAGTGAAATACTAG
- a CDS encoding glutathione transferase, putative (Similar to SGTC gene model, INSD accession EAL21121.1), translating into MSFTAFQRLTTLSTHITRASISTRYFATAQTAKIGSSISTPNMSSDVKYLVDKAIADNKVVVFSKTYCPYCKRAKSYLAEDTNDIEILELDERDDGPAIQAYLKELNGQGTVPHVYINKEFIGGSSDLLKLSHEQVKKKISAALSA; encoded by the exons ATGTCTTTTACTGCTTTCCAGCGCCTCACAACACTCTCTACACACATTACTAGAGCATCCATTTCCACTAGATACTTCGCTACCGCACAAACCGCCAAAATAGGATCATCTATTTCAACTCCCAACATGAGCTCCGACGTTAAATATCTGGTCGATAAGGCCATCGCCGATAACAAAGTCGTCGTATTTTCGAAGACCTACTGCCCT TACTGCAAGCGGGCTAAGTCGTACCTTGCTGAGGATACTAACGACATCGAGATCCTTGA ACTCGACGAACGCGATGACGGTC CTGCCATCCAAGCTTACCTCAAGGAACTCAACGGCCAGGGCACTGTTCCCCATGTCTATATCAACAAGGAGTTCATCGGTGGCTCCAGCGACCTCCTCAAGCTCTCTCACGAGCAggtcaagaagaagatctCTGCTGCCTTGTCCGCTTAG
- a CDS encoding uncharacterized protein (Similar to TIGR gene model, INSD accession AAW43035.1), whose product MSASFISNPLHLRFGPARVDRPKGIVEPDLDLSNIQCPVPDHLAVPQDAEAIPNHPELRQIQPQECSKPVIQDSIRTDQSRLFSTMPEAPRPMPRARKEVFDVAWSGYGRCLEPSSPITSTAPMAGKTWRSSLPSEDVYHRVVNEMGTDEVKRQEIMWEMCETEQGFVDSMKMVVKLFALPMKTPHGKWIDGIPDQICSLFDSLQLIINVHSSLIKSQQSLNGNYVIDTFTFICVFEAWVNQLNSHESYLLGFETAIHLIEKNIKDPLSVFGEFVRMQMKAEVLGSMSLPSMLLKPVQRLTKYPLFLKSLLSATPSSHPAQSSAFSLLTATESIISSVQAAKVRGEDYQSLQSLESRILGLPEGFILAVRGRKLLGHGRVAIAVFGKDGPPPKDAGVVHSRTRSDSVHSLRSARTSGYSTISSSTPSTSGIFSSFDFPASQIGSSRTSAFSIPSSGSSFYSPSRSNSISTCQRLPPSQIPTCPSSAPSMFSMPRPRSSPSMRSGKIRKKEDVLIMLVFDDIVILSQMEKSAAVYGKRRDKKLKVIEGGVGRILQIKNLTGWGGYDDLLSLTLDPVCSNVAHNSITHFLAMPGIQHNISSPFLHFKPVPLHFD is encoded by the exons ATGAGCGCGTCCTTTATCTCCAATCCGCTTCATCTGCGCTTCGGTCCTGCCAGAGTGGATCGGCCAAAGGGTATTGTCGAGCCTGATCTCGACTTATCCAACATCCAATGTCCGGTACCCGATCACCTCGCTGTTCCTCAAGATGCAGAAGCAATTCCCAACCATCCTGAACTTCGCCAGATTCAGCCCCAGGAATGTTCCAAGCCCGTCATTCAAGATTCAATTAGGACAGACCAGTCAAGGCTGTTTTCGACTATGCCAGAAGCCCCTCGTCCAATGCCAAGAGCTAGAAAAGAGGTTTTTGATGTTGCTTGGTCAGGCTATGGTCGATGTTTGGAACCCTCTTCACCTATCACCTCTACTGCTCCGATGGCAGGTAAGACATGGCGTTCTAGCCTACCGTCAGAAGACGTTTATCATCGAGTGGTGAATGAAATGGGAACCGATGAGGTGAAGAGGCAAGAGATTATGTGGGAGATGTGCGAGACAGAACAGGGATTTGTGGACTCTATGAAGATGGTAGTGAAGTTGTTTGCTTTGCCAATGAAAACACCACATGGGAAGTGGATCGATGGGATACCCGACCAAATTTGCAGCCTTTTCGACTCCCTTCAATTGATTATCAACGTGCATTCATCTCTAATCAAGTCTCAACAGTCACTCAACGGCAACTACGTCATTGACACTTTTACCTTTATTTGTGTCTTCGAAGCTTGGGTGAACCAGCTCAATAGCCACGAATCTTACCTTTTAGGGTTTGAAACTGCCATCCATTTGATTGAGAAGAACATAAAAGACCCGCTGAGTGTCTTTGGGGAGTTTGTAAGGATGCAAATGAAGGCAGAAGTCTTGGGCTCCATGAGTTTGCCAAGCATGCTGTTGAAACCTGTGCAGAGGCTGACGAAGTATCCCTTGTTCCTAAAA AGTTTATTGAGCGCAACCCCAAGCAGCCACCCTGCTCAGTCATCTGCTTTTTCATTACTCACCGCGACCGAGTCCATAATCTCATCTGTCCAAGCGGCTAAAGTCCGCGGAGAGGATTATCAGTCCCTACAATCCCTCGAATCCCGAATACTGGGGTTGCCTGAGGGGTTCATACTAGCCGTGAGAGGGCGGAAGCTTTTGGGCCATGGTCGCGTTGCCATTGCTGTTTTTGGCAAAGATGGTCCTCCTCCTAAAGATGCTGGTGTTGTCCACAGCAGAACACGCTCGGACAGTGTGCACTCTCTTCGATCCGCTCGGACTTCAGGATATTCCACAATCTCATCTTCGACCCCATCCACATCTGGTATTTTCTCTTCGTTTGATTTTCCTGCTTCTCAAATAGGTTCCTCCAGGACTTCCGCTTTTTCGATTCCCTCTTCTGGGTCTTCCTTTTACTCTCCTTCGAGATCCAACTCCATCTCTACTTGTCAGCGCTTACCTCCTTCCCAAATCCCCacttgcccttcttctgccCCATCAATGTTTTCCATGCCTAGACCTAGATCATCACCTTCTATGAGAAGTGGTAAGATTCgcaagaaagaagatgtGTTGATTATGCTGGTTTTCGACGATATTGTCATTCTCAGTCAGATGGAAAAAAGCGCTGCTGTCTACGGTaaaagaagagataagAAGTTGAAGGTAATTGAGGGAGGCGTTGGAAGGATCTTGCAAATTAAGAACCTCACAGGTTGGGGTG GTTACGACGATCTTCTCTCTCTTACCTTGGATCCCGTCTGCTCGAATGTTGCGCACAACTCTATTACGCACTTCTTAGCTATGCCCGGTATACAGCACAATATCTCGAGTCCTTTTTTACACTTTAAACCTGTACCATTACACTTCGACTAA